In Euphorbia lathyris chromosome 9, ddEupLath1.1, whole genome shotgun sequence, the following are encoded in one genomic region:
- the LOC136205914 gene encoding late embryogenesis abundant protein At5g17165-like, whose protein sequence is MAANSKSTQRIASLGKRFVTEIWTPNSSRSSFITRRAAHASAYDKNVDEQAVHASAVPDDVIQPESDKYWAPHPQTGVFGPATEQQHSGAGVDRASNCDQGSVLEEKAWFRPTSLEDLEKPHHI, encoded by the exons ATGGCCGCCAATTCGAAGAGCACTCAGAGGATCGCCAGCTTGGGAAAGCGATTTGTCACCGAGATCTGGACTCCTAACTCTTCTCGCTCTTCTTTCATTACCAG GAGGGCAGCACACGCATCTGCTTACGACAAGAACGTGGATGAGCAGGCGGTTCATGCAAGTGCTGTCCCAGATGATGTGATCCAGCCGGAGTCTGATAAGTACTGGGCACCACATCCACAAACTGGTGTTTTCGGCCCTGCCACTGAGCAGCAACACTCGGGGGCAGGTGTAGATCGTGCATCTAACTGCGATCAGGGGTCTGTCTTGGAGGAAAAGGCCTGGTTCCGCCCCACCAGTCTTGAGGACTTGGAGAAGCCCCACCACATCTAG